In the genome of Variovorax sp. PAMC26660, the window GCAGGCCGTGGCCGACGCGCAGAAGGCGCGCGATGCGCTCGACCTGGCGCAGCGCGCGCTGGTGCGGGCACGCGGCGTCAACGAGGCCGGCTCCAACGCGGCCAAGGACGTGGAAGCGGCCCAGAGCAGCGTCGCGCAACAGACCGCCGAACTGCGCCGCAGCGAAACGCGGCTGCACAGCATCGGGGCCGACGGCGCCGGCGCGCAGGCCGGGCAGTCGCTGAAGATCATCGCTCCCACCTCGGGCACGATCACCGCCCTGAACGGGGCCGTGGGCGCGAACCTGAACGACCCCAACGCGGTGCTGATGACGGTGTCGAACCTCGAGTCGGTCTGGGTCACGGTCAACGTGCCCGAGAGCGTGGTGGGCGCCGTTGCGCCGGGGCAGAACGCGGTGGTCACGCTGGCCGCCTACCCGGGCCGCAGCTTCACCGGCAAGGTCGGCTTCGTGAGCGCGGTGCTCGATGCGGACACCCGCCGCGCCCGCGCGCGCATCGTCTTTGCCAACCCCGAGGGCCTGTTCAAGCCCAACATGTATGCGACGGCGGTGCTCGGCGTGCCGCAGGCGCAGCAGCCGCAGGTGCCGGCCTCGGCACTGCTGATGAACAACGACAGCGTGAGCGTGTTCGTCGAGGCCGCGCCGTGGACCTTCGTGCGGCGCATGGTCGAGCTGGGCCGCGAAGACGGCGACCGGGTCCGCATCCGCAGTGGCCTGGCCGCTGGCGAGCGCGTGGTGGTGCGTGGCGGTGTGCTGCTGAATGATTAATCTCATCATCACCCAGTTCTTTCGCCGCAGGCACCTGGCCTGGGCGATGTCGATCGCGCTGGTGCTGTTCGGCGCCTGGTCGTGGACGCAGATGACGGTCGAGGCCTACCCCGACCTGGGCGACGTGACGGTGCAGGTCACGACGCAGGTCAACGGTCTGGCCGCCGAAGAGATCGAGCAGCAGATCACCACGCCGCTGGAGCGCGCGCTGAGCAACACGCCCGGGCTGGCCTCGATCCGTTCGAGCAGCACCTTCGGGCTGTCGCTCATCAACCTGAGCTTCAAGGACGGCACCGACGACTACTTCGCACGCCAGCGCGTGACCGAGCGCATCGGGCAGGTCACGCTGCCCTCGGGCGCGCAGCCGGGCCTCGGGCCGGTCGCGGGGCCGGCGGGCGAGATCTACCGGTACACGCTCGAATCGGACACCAAGAATCTGATGGAGCTGTCGGAAATCCAGCGCTGGAAGGTGATTCCCGCGCTCAAGCAGGTCGCGGGTGTCGTGGACATCAACAACTTCGGCGGCTTCACCAAGGAGTTCCAGCTCGAACTGGACCCTGCCCGTATGCAGAAATACGGGCTGGTGCTGAACGACGTGGTCACGGCCATCAACAACAACAGCGCCAACGCGGGCGGCGGGCGCATCGCGCGCGGCGACCAGAGCTACGTGGTGCGCGGCATCGGCCAGATCCACACGCTGGACGACCTGGGCACGGTGGTGGTCACGCAGAGCGGCGGCTCGCCGGTGATGGTGCGCGACCTGGGCCGGCTGCAGTTCGGCCACCAGGAGCGCGGCGGCATCCTGGGCAAGGACACGAACCCCGACACCATCGAGGGCATCGTCTTGATGCTCAAGTACGAAAACCCCTCGCGCGTGCTCGAAGGCGTGCACAAGAAAATCGACGAACTGCAGGCGCAGCTCGCGCCCATGGGCGTGAAGATCGTGCCCTACATCGATCGCGACGACCTGGTGAAGCTCACGGTCGACAAGGTCACACACACGGTGCTGGAAGGCATGGCGCTGGTGTGCTTCGTGCTCATTCTTTTCCTGGGCAGCCCGCGCAGTGCGGTGGTGGCGGCGGTGGCGATTCCGATGTCGCTGGTCACGGTGTTCATCGTGATGCACTTCACCCGCATGCCGGCCAACCTGTTCTCGCTGGGCGCGATCGACTTCGGCATCATCGTGGACGGCGCCATCGTGGTGATGGAAGCCATCCTCCGGCGGCGCGAGGAAGAGCCCAACGCCACGCTCACCGAGGGCAACATCCTCGAAACCGTGAGCCATGTGTCGGGGCCGATCTTCTTTGCCACGCTGATCATCATCACGGCCTACTTTCCGCTGTTTGCCTTCGAGCGCGCGGAAGGCAAGCTGTTCAAGCCGATGGCCTTCACCGTGGGCTATGCGCTGGTGGGCGCGCTGCTGTGCGCGCTGACGCTGATTCCCAGCCTGGCCTACATCGCGCTGCGCAAGCCGAGCAAGCCCTTCGTCAACAAGCCGCTGGTGTGGCTCACGGGCGCCTACCGGCGCGTGCTGGGTCATCTGCTGAACGTGCCCGCCATTGCCTACGGCCTGAGCGCGGTGGCACTGGCGGCCGTGGTGCTGCTGGGCGCCACTGCCGGGCGTGAGTTTTTGCCCGACATCGACGAAGGTGCGCTGTGGCTGCAGGTGCAATTGCCTTCTGGCCTGTCGCTCGACAAGGCCAGCGAGATGGCGACCGAGATGCGCCATGTGCTGCTCGAATACCCCGAGGTGTCGTACGTGGTGACCCAGCTCGGGCGCAACGACGACGGCACCGACCCCTGGACGCCCTCGCACATGGAAGTGCCCGTGGGCCTGAAGCCGTACAGCGAATGGCCCGCCGGTGTGAACAAGGCCGCCTTCGTGCGCACGCTGACCGAGCGCTTCGCCAAGATGCCGGGCTTCGACGTGGGCATCAGCCAGCCGATCATCGACGGCGTGAACGACGCAGTGGGCGGTGCGCACAGCCCGCTGGTGCTGCGCATCTACGGCGACGACCTGAAGGAAAGCCGCCGCATCGGCAACCAGATCGTCGAGCTGCTGGGCACGGTGCGCGGCACGGCCTCGGCCTCGCTGTTCCAGGAGCCGCCGATTCCGCAGGTGGTGATCCAGCTCAACCGCGAGGCGGCGGCACGTTTCGGCGTCAACGCGAACGACGTGGCCAACCTGATCCAGACCGGCATCGGCGGCGCGCCGGTGATCACCGTGTATGCGGCCAATCGCACCTACAACGTGGCGGTGAAGCTGCCCAAGAGCGCCAAGGGCAACACCGAGGCCATCGGCGCGCTGCTGCTCAACAGCTCCAGCGGCGCCAAGGTGCCGCTGTCGCAGGTGGCCGACATCCGGCTGCAGACCGGCGAAAGCACCATCTCGCACGAGATGAACGAACGCCAGATCACCGTGCGCGTGGACAACCGCGACCGCGACCTGGCCTCGTACCTGGTCGAAGCGCAGGAGCGCATCGGCAAGGAGATCAAGTTCGACGCCACCAAGTACCGGCTGCAATGGGCCGGCCAGTTCGAGAACCAGCAGCGGGCGCAGGCGCGCCTGGCGGTGTCGCTCGCGGTCGTGGTGGCGATCATGGCAGTGCTGCTGTTCTTCCAGTTCGGCAAGCTGCGCCAGGTGGTGCTGATCCTGGGCGTGGTGCCGATGGCGATGCTGGGCGGGCTGATCGCGGTGCACGTGGCGGGCGAAACGCTCAACGTGGCCACGGCGGTGGGCTTCATCGCGCTGTTCGGGGTGTCGATACAGAACGGCATCATCATGGTCGCCAACTTCCGGCGTGTGCGCGGCGAAGGGCTGGAGCTGCAGGCCTCGGTGCTCGAAGGCGCGGCCGAGCGGCTGCGGCCGGTGCTGATGACGGCGACTGTCGCCTCCATCGGCATGCTGCCGGCGGCGCTGGCCACCGGTGTCGGCACCGACGTGCAGCGCGGGCTGGCGACCGTGGTGGTCGGCGGGCTGGTGGTGTCGACGCTGCTGACGCTGTTCATCCTGCCGACGCTTTACTTCGCGCTGGAACGTTTCTTCGAGCGCAAGGGCTGGGGCAATCGCCCGCGCCGCGACCGTTAAAGACAAGGCCCATCCCATGACAACAAAAAGCCTTATGTCCGGCGCTGCAGCCACTGCCGCAACCACCGCCGGCCTCGCATTGCTGCTGGGCGGCTGCGCGGTCGGCCCCGACTACGTGCGGCCGCCACTGAACCTGCCCACGCAATACACCGCCGCACTACCCGCCACGCAGGAAGCCGAGGGCGTGCCGCTGGCGCACCTCTCGCCCGACCTCGACGTGCCTGCGCAGTGGTGGCAGGCCTTTCGCTCGGAGCCACTGAACGCACTGGTCACGCAGAGCCTGGCCGGCAACCCGACCATCGAGGCGGCCGATGCCGCGCTGCGCGTGGCCCGCGAGAACGAGGCGGCCGACCACGCCGCGTTCTGGCCGAGCGTGGCGCTGAACTACGCACCGACGCGCCAGCGCGTGGCAAGCACCGTGGCGAGCCCGGTGTCGTCGAACGCGAACCTCTACACGCTGCACACGGCGCAGGTGACGGTGTCGTACACGCCTGACGTGTTCGGCGCCACGCGCCGGCAGGTCGAGGGCGCGCAGGCGCAGACCGAGCAGCAGCGCTTTCAGAGCCTGGCCGCCCGGCTCACGCTGAGCAGCAACGTGGTGGCCGCCGCCATCACCGAAGCCTCGCTGCGCGCGCAGCAACGCGCTACGCTGGCGATCATCGACGGGCAGAAAGAAATGCTGTGGGCCTTCCGCAAGCAGCAATCGCTCGGGCAGGTGGCACTGGCCGACGTCGATACGCAAGAAGCCTCGCTGGCCGCCACCGAAGCCACGCTGCCGCCGATCGACAAGCAGCTCGCGCAGCAGCGCAACCTGCTCGCCACGCTGGCCGGTCGCTATCCGAGCGAAGGCGTGGCGGCGCACTTCGAGCTGGATGCGCTCCAGTTGCCAAACGAACTGCCGCTGACTTTGCCGTCCACGCTGGTCGAGCACCGCCCCGATGTGCGGGCGGCGGAAGCGCAACTGCAGTCGGCCAGCGCGGCCATCGGTGTGGCCGTCGCGGCGCGCCTGCCCAACGTGACGCTGGGCGTGAACGCCTATGGCTCGTCGGCCTACACGCTGTCGCAACTCTTCAAGTCTTCGTCGCTGTTCTGGACGATTGCCGGCAGCGTGACGCAGCCGCTGTTCGACGGTGGCGCGCTCAAGCACCGCGAAGCGGCCGCCCGCGCCTCGTTCGACCAGGCGGCGGCCCAGTACCGCGCCACGGTGCTGGCCGCGTTCCAGGACGTGGCCAACACGCTCGAAGCCATCGACGCCGACACCCGTGCGCTGCAAGCCGCCATCAAGGCCGAGCGCACCGCGTCGCAAAGCCTCTCGCGCACCCGCAAGCAGGTGCAGTTGGGCGACGCGAGCGCGCTGTCGTTGCGGCTGGCGCAGCAGGCCCAGCAGCAGGCGCTGCTCAACCTCGTGCAGGCCCGCGCGCTTCGGCTGACCGATGCGGCCGCCCTCTTCCAGGCGCTGGGTGGCGGCTGGTGGAATCCGCCGGCGGACGGCGTTGCCGCCGCTTCTGCTTCACACTCATCCATCGCAACTGCATCGAAGTCCACATCGCCATGAACATCATTCGCCACGAGATGGGACCGCGCTTCAGCGAGATGGTGGTCGTCGACCTCGGCACGGCACGCCTGCTCTACCTTTCAGGACAGGTGGCCGAAAACCCCTCGCTCGACATCACGGGCCAGATGCGCGAGATCCTGCATCACATCGACGGCATGCTCGCCACCCAGGGCGCAACCAAGAAAGACCTGGTGAGCGTGACCATCTACCTGCGCACCGTGGGCGACTACGCCGCAATGAACTCGGTGTGGGACGAATGGGTGCCCGTGGGCCACACGCCGGCGCGCGCCACGGTGGGCGCCAAGCTGATCGACTCCGAGTACCGCGTCGAGATCCAGGCCACCGCCGCGATCGGGCCGGTGCCATGACCTCCACGGGACGCGTTGCCATGCTCTGGGCGCTGGCACTCGGCGGTTGCACGGCCATGGACGCGCACTCCTTCGATCACTCGGCCGGCTGGCGGGCCGCGCAGGTCGTGAGCGTGGGGTCAGCCGGCGAGCTGTCCAGCACGGTCGATCGCGATTGCGGCGCGGACGGCGGCACCACTGCCTCTTATGCCGTCGTGCGCTATCGCAACGGCGGGGTGCACACGCGCTCGCTGGGCACGGGGCGCTGGCCTGCGGGTGCCGAGCCGAAGGTCGGGGATGCGGTGCACGTGAACATCCTCGATTGCGCCGCGCCGCTGGCGCTTGCGGATCAGAAGCGAAGCGCCTCCGGCACGCCGCCGCGCTGACGCGAGCCGCCGGCGCCCTATTCCGCCTTCACCCCCGCCGTGCGGATGACCTTGCCCCACTTGGCGGTCTCTGCGGTGATGAAAGCGTCGAACTCTTCCGGCGTGCTGCCGGCCGGAATCGTGCCCATGGCATCGAGCCTGGCGCGTGTTTCATCGCTTCGGATGATGCGTGCCACCTCTTCCGACATGCGCTTGACGATGTCGCGCGGCGTGCCGGCCGGCGCCAGCATGCCGGCCCAGGTGCTGCCGGTGAAGCCCGCGAAACCCTGCTCGATGAAGGTGGGCACATCGGGCACGGCCGGCAGGCGCTTGTCGCCCGCCACGCCGATCAGCCGCACCTTGCCGGCCTTGGCCTGGTTGATGAGGCCGGTGGGCGCATCGAAGAACAACTGGATCTGCCCGCCCATCAGGTCCGTCAGCGCGGGCATGGCGCCACGGTACGGGATGTGGATCATGTAGGTCTGCGTCAGCGACTTCCACAGCTCGGTGGTCAGGTGCGCGGCCGAGCCGTTGCCCGATGAGCCGAAGCTCACCTTGCCCGGATTCGCGCGCGCGTAGTCGATGAGTTCGCGCGCGGTCTTGAACGGCGCATTGATGCTGACCGCTGCCAGCAAGGGCGAAATGCCCATCAGCGAAACGCCCGCCAGGTCCTTGTTCGGGTCGTAGGGCAGCTTGGGATACAGCGTGGTGTTGGCCGCATACGCGGCGATGACGACGCCGAAGGTGCTGCCGTCGGGCGCCGCCTTGGCGATGGCGTCCACGCCGATCAGGCTGTTGGCGCCGGGCTTGTTGTCGACAAGCACCGGCTGGCCCAGCCGCGTCTGCAGGCCGATCTGCACCAGCCGCGCCATCTGGTCGGTGAAGCCGCCCGGCGTGTAGGGCACGACGATGCGAATCGGCTTGCCGGGCCACGCGCTTTGCGCGAAGGACGGAAGGGCAAGGCTGGCCGCGGCGGTGGCGAGGGTGAATCGGCGGCGTGACAACGTGGCGTGCGGCATGGTGGCTTGTCTCTTCCTTGCTTCTGAATGGATCGGACCATTCTCGAAGCGCCACCCGCGCCGCTCGTCAGGGTTTGCCCCGGCGGCGTGCGCTCTTGGTGACTCAGAGCGGAAGAACGTCCGGCGCGCGCCCGTTGGCAAGCCAGCCTTCGAACTCGTCCGACAGCCGCTGCGCCTCGCGCGTGGCCCGGCTCCAGGCGGTGATGCGCGCCTGCGCATCGTTGGCGAAATGGATGAAATCCTTGCGGTCGGGCAGCTTGCCGTTGGGCAGCGACTTCACCCATTCCGGATCGGGCGCCAGCACCACCATGCGGTCGAGAAAACCGGTGGACTTGTGGCGCCAGCGCAGGCCCTTGTCGAGCCAGCCCGGCACCACCGCCTGCTGGAAATGCGGATACAGCACGATGCCGTCGTCGGCCGGCTGGTAATCAAGATGCAGGTGGTAGTCGGTGATGCCGCCGTCCCAGTAAGCGCCGCGCGGCGCGCCCGGAATGTCGTGCACCGCCGCCAGCAGGAACGGAATGGAACACGAGGCCTGCAGCACCATGTTGAAGTTGGCCTGGCTCAAGGGATGCTGGCGCGTGCGGAAATCCTTCGTGCCGAAAGGCAAGGCCGCGCCGGGCGTGGAAAACACGCAGCGCTCCAGCCATGCGCCCAGGCTCTTGCGGTGCAGGCTGTTGGTGGCAAAGGCGCCCAGGTAGCCGACCGGCGTGCGCGCCTTGCCCTCGCGCCCGAGGATGTGGCGCCCGCGCGAGGTCACCACATGCAGGCGGTAGCGCGGGTGGTTCAAGACCTCGTCGATGCGCCCGCCGTAGAAGTCTTCGAGGCCCTGCGCAAAGCGCTCGCTGAGCTGGCGCGGACTGAGCCGCTTCTGCCCCGGCGGCACCTCGAACTGCTGGCGCACGTAGTCGTGCTCGAAGCGCTGGAAGGCGGTTTCCGGGTCCGACAGGCAGGCCGTCGACAGCCGCCACGCGCCGATCGACGCGCCCACCAGATGCACCTGCTGGCTCGATTGCGTGAGCCAGCGGCCAAAGATGAAGCGGTCGAGCGGCCCCAGGATCAGGCCCTTGGGGCCGCCCGCCGCACCGGGGATGGTGCGGATGTCCTGCGGGCGCAGCCCCTGCTGCTCGATGTGCTTGCGGGCCGTGGGCCCGGCGTAGATGCGCAGTGCTTTCATCATGCCGGTGGCCTCAGCAAGAACCGTGCATCACGGCTTACTTGCGCAGCCCCTGCAGCTTGGCGAAGGCGCTGGCCATCTGGCCGGCGGGCTGCGGCGAGTTGTCGCGGCGCGATGGCTGTTGCTGCTGGCCGCGCCCTGCGCCCTCGAAACGGTTGTCGCGCGGGCCGTCGCGGCGCGCGGGCGCTGCGTCGAGCTTCATCGACAGGCCGATGCGCTTGCGCGCCACGTCCACTTCCATCACCTTGACCTTGACGATATCGCCGGTCTTGACCACTTCGCGCGCGTCGTTGACGAACTTGTGGCTCAGCTGGCTCACGTGCACCAGGCCGTCCTGGTGCACGCCCAGGTCGATGAAGGCGCCGAACTGGGCCACATTGCTGACCGTGCCTTCGAGGATCATTCCCTCGACCAGGTCCTTGATGTCGTCCACGCCGTCGTTGAAGCGCGCCACCTTGAAGTCGGGGCGCGGGTCGCGGCCGGGCTTTTCGAGTTCGCCCAGGATGTCCTTGACTGTGATGACGCCGAACTTCTCGTTGGCGAACAGCTCGGGCTTGAGCGTCTTGAGCATTT includes:
- a CDS encoding efflux RND transporter permease subunit, encoding MINLIITQFFRRRHLAWAMSIALVLFGAWSWTQMTVEAYPDLGDVTVQVTTQVNGLAAEEIEQQITTPLERALSNTPGLASIRSSSTFGLSLINLSFKDGTDDYFARQRVTERIGQVTLPSGAQPGLGPVAGPAGEIYRYTLESDTKNLMELSEIQRWKVIPALKQVAGVVDINNFGGFTKEFQLELDPARMQKYGLVLNDVVTAINNNSANAGGGRIARGDQSYVVRGIGQIHTLDDLGTVVVTQSGGSPVMVRDLGRLQFGHQERGGILGKDTNPDTIEGIVLMLKYENPSRVLEGVHKKIDELQAQLAPMGVKIVPYIDRDDLVKLTVDKVTHTVLEGMALVCFVLILFLGSPRSAVVAAVAIPMSLVTVFIVMHFTRMPANLFSLGAIDFGIIVDGAIVVMEAILRRREEEPNATLTEGNILETVSHVSGPIFFATLIIITAYFPLFAFERAEGKLFKPMAFTVGYALVGALLCALTLIPSLAYIALRKPSKPFVNKPLVWLTGAYRRVLGHLLNVPAIAYGLSAVALAAVVLLGATAGREFLPDIDEGALWLQVQLPSGLSLDKASEMATEMRHVLLEYPEVSYVVTQLGRNDDGTDPWTPSHMEVPVGLKPYSEWPAGVNKAAFVRTLTERFAKMPGFDVGISQPIIDGVNDAVGGAHSPLVLRIYGDDLKESRRIGNQIVELLGTVRGTASASLFQEPPIPQVVIQLNREAAARFGVNANDVANLIQTGIGGAPVITVYAANRTYNVAVKLPKSAKGNTEAIGALLLNSSSGAKVPLSQVADIRLQTGESTISHEMNERQITVRVDNRDRDLASYLVEAQERIGKEIKFDATKYRLQWAGQFENQQRAQARLAVSLAVVVAIMAVLLFFQFGKLRQVVLILGVVPMAMLGGLIAVHVAGETLNVATAVGFIALFGVSIQNGIIMVANFRRVRGEGLELQASVLEGAAERLRPVLMTATVASIGMLPAALATGVGTDVQRGLATVVVGGLVVSTLLTLFILPTLYFALERFFERKGWGNRPRRDR
- a CDS encoding phospholipase → MKALRIYAGPTARKHIEQQGLRPQDIRTIPGAAGGPKGLILGPLDRFIFGRWLTQSSQQVHLVGASIGAWRLSTACLSDPETAFQRFEHDYVRQQFEVPPGQKRLSPRQLSERFAQGLEDFYGGRIDEVLNHPRYRLHVVTSRGRHILGREGKARTPVGYLGAFATNSLHRKSLGAWLERCVFSTPGAALPFGTKDFRTRQHPLSQANFNMVLQASCSIPFLLAAVHDIPGAPRGAYWDGGITDYHLHLDYQPADDGIVLYPHFQQAVVPGWLDKGLRWRHKSTGFLDRMVVLAPDPEWVKSLPNGKLPDRKDFIHFANDAQARITAWSRATREAQRLSDEFEGWLANGRAPDVLPL
- a CDS encoding RidA family protein — its product is MNIIRHEMGPRFSEMVVVDLGTARLLYLSGQVAENPSLDITGQMREILHHIDGMLATQGATKKDLVSVTIYLRTVGDYAAMNSVWDEWVPVGHTPARATVGAKLIDSEYRVEIQATAAIGPVP
- a CDS encoding tripartite tricarboxylate transporter substrate binding protein; the protein is MPHATLSRRRFTLATAAASLALPSFAQSAWPGKPIRIVVPYTPGGFTDQMARLVQIGLQTRLGQPVLVDNKPGANSLIGVDAIAKAAPDGSTFGVVIAAYAANTTLYPKLPYDPNKDLAGVSLMGISPLLAAVSINAPFKTARELIDYARANPGKVSFGSSGNGSAAHLTTELWKSLTQTYMIHIPYRGAMPALTDLMGGQIQLFFDAPTGLINQAKAGKVRLIGVAGDKRLPAVPDVPTFIEQGFAGFTGSTWAGMLAPAGTPRDIVKRMSEEVARIIRSDETRARLDAMGTIPAGSTPEEFDAFITAETAKWGKVIRTAGVKAE
- a CDS encoding efflux transporter outer membrane subunit; protein product: MTTKSLMSGAAATAATTAGLALLLGGCAVGPDYVRPPLNLPTQYTAALPATQEAEGVPLAHLSPDLDVPAQWWQAFRSEPLNALVTQSLAGNPTIEAADAALRVARENEAADHAAFWPSVALNYAPTRQRVASTVASPVSSNANLYTLHTAQVTVSYTPDVFGATRRQVEGAQAQTEQQRFQSLAARLTLSSNVVAAAITEASLRAQQRATLAIIDGQKEMLWAFRKQQSLGQVALADVDTQEASLAATEATLPPIDKQLAQQRNLLATLAGRYPSEGVAAHFELDALQLPNELPLTLPSTLVEHRPDVRAAEAQLQSASAAIGVAVAARLPNVTLGVNAYGSSAYTLSQLFKSSSLFWTIAGSVTQPLFDGGALKHREAAARASFDQAAAQYRATVLAAFQDVANTLEAIDADTRALQAAIKAERTASQSLSRTRKQVQLGDASALSLRLAQQAQQQALLNLVQARALRLTDAAALFQALGGGWWNPPADGVAAASASHSSIATASKSTSP
- a CDS encoding efflux RND transporter periplasmic adaptor subunit is translated as MKKSLYQMTPARVVFGVLTCAALCVDSFSDGAHAATVAAATPAPMVVRQGNRLTIPAGSPLRDRLLVATVGTEASPHDVSLPATVEANPANTVNILPPLTGKLIELKVRLGDTVRRGQVLATITSPDLAQAVADAQKARDALDLAQRALVRARGVNEAGSNAAKDVEAAQSSVAQQTAELRRSETRLHSIGADGAGAQAGQSLKIIAPTSGTITALNGAVGANLNDPNAVLMTVSNLESVWVTVNVPESVVGAVAPGQNAVVTLAAYPGRSFTGKVGFVSAVLDADTRRARARIVFANPEGLFKPNMYATAVLGVPQAQQPQVPASALLMNNDSVSVFVEAAPWTFVRRMVELGREDGDRVRIRSGLAAGERVVVRGGVLLND